A genomic window from Phoenix dactylifera cultivar Barhee BC4 unplaced genomic scaffold, palm_55x_up_171113_PBpolish2nd_filt_p 000007F, whole genome shotgun sequence includes:
- the LOC103704488 gene encoding cytochrome P450 78A5-like gives MASFDLETALFLFFVPKTVFSPVIAFAIVALAAVWLSPGGLAWALSRAPRSIPGPPGVVLALAGTAAHRALAGLARSIGATRLMAFSVGFTRFIVSSHPDTAKEILNSSAFADRPIKESAYELLFNRAMGFAPFGEYWRNLRRISATHLFSPRRIAAFGEHRWAIGEQMVGEVRALMGTDGVVEVKRVLHFGSLNNVMMSVFGKRFDFAKGEGLDLEGLVKEGYELLGMLNWSDHFPLLGWMDLQGVRKRCRRLAGRVNVLVGKIIEEHRRRRIDGGGLNGVGDFVDVLLDLEKEERLSDSDMVAVLWEMIFRGTDTVAILLEWIIARMVLHPEIQSKVQSEIDAIVGNSRLVSDCDIPNLPYLQSIVKESLRMHPPGPLLSWARLAIHDVHIGNHFVPAGTTAMVNMWAITHDESIWPEPNEFKPERFMSEDVSVLGSDLRLAPFGSGRRVCPGKALGLATVHLWLAQLLQSFQWLPSNGGVDLSECLNMSLEMKNPLVCRALPR, from the exons ATGGCATCTTTCGATCTCGAAACcgctctttttctcttcttcgtcCCGAAAACCGTGTTCTCTCCGGTCATTGCGTTCGCCATCGTTGCGCTCGCCGCTGTCTGGCTCAGCCCCGGAGGGCTTGCCTGGGCTCTTTCCAGGGCACCGCGCTCGATCCCCGGCCCTCCGGGGGTCGTCCTGGCCCTTGCCGGTACCGCCGCGCACCGGGCCCTCGCCGGCCTGGCCCGCTCTATCGGAGCCACCCGCCTGATGGCCTTCTCCGTCGGGTTTACCCGGTTCATCGTGTCGAGCCACCCCGACACCGCGAAGGAGATACTCAACAGCTCGGCCTTCGCCGACCGGCCGATCAAGGAGTCCGCCTACGAGCTGCTCTTCAACCGCGCCATGGGCTTCGCGCCCTTCGGCGAGTACTGGAGGAATCTGCGGAGAATCTCCGCCACCCATTTGTTCAGCCCCCGGAGAATCGCCGCCTTCGGCGAGCACCGTTGGGCGATCGGGGAGCAGATGGTGGGGGAGGTAAGAGCTCTGATGGGGACTGATGGAGTGGTGGAGGTGAAGCGGGTGCTTCATTTCGGGTCTCTAAACAACGTTATGATGAGTGTCTTCGGAAAAAGATTCGATTTTGCGAAGGGGGAAGGGCTGGATTTGGAAGGGCTGGTGAAAGAAGGATATGAGCTTCTTGGGATGCTCAACTGGAGCGACCACTTCCCCTTGTTGGGGTGGATGGATCTCCAAGGAGTGAGAAAGAGGTGTCGTAGGTTGGCTGGAAGAGTTAATGTGCTTGTGGGGAAGATCATAGAGGAGCACAGAAGGAGGAGGATTGATGGAGGTGGTCTGAATGGGGTTGGGGACTTTGTAGATGTGCTGCTGGAtctggagaaggaggagaggctcTCTGACTCTGATATGGTTGCTGTTCTCTGG GAAATGATATTTAGAGGAACCGACACGGTGGCCATCCTCTTGGAATGGATCATCGCCAGAATGGTGCTGCACCCAGAAATCCAGTCCAAGGTCCAGTCTGAGATTGATGCTATAGTAGGAAACTCGCGCCTTGTCTCGGACTGCGACATTCCTAACCTTCCTTACCTCCAATCTATAGTGAAAGAATCCCTCCGGATGCACCCACCTGGCCCTCTCCTCTCCTGGGCTCGCCTCGCCATCCATGACGTTCATATTGGGAATCACTTCGTTCCTGCAGGGACCACGGCCATGGTGAACATGTGGGCGATAACCCACGACGAGAGCATCTGGCCCGAACCCAACGAGTTCAAGCCGGAGCGGTTCATGTCGGAGGATGTGAGCGTTCTGGGTTCTGACCTGAGGCTGGCGCCCTTCGGGTCGGGGAGGAGGGTCTGCCCCGGGAAAGCCCTCGGCTTGGCCACCGTTCATCTCTGGCTGGCTCAGCTGCTTCAGAGCTTCCAGTGGCTGCCCTCCAATGGTGGGGTAGACTTGTCCGAGTGCTTGAACATGTCCCTTGAGATGAAGAACCCCTTGGTCTGTAGGGCTCTTCCAAGGTGA